The following are encoded in a window of Carya illinoinensis cultivar Pawnee chromosome 15, C.illinoinensisPawnee_v1, whole genome shotgun sequence genomic DNA:
- the LOC122296626 gene encoding uncharacterized mitochondrial protein AtMg00310-like has translation MVILWAEASANTGQETREYILRIAGTRATTCYEKYLGLPALVGRSRHNTFKSIRDRVRSRVSNWKAKFLSQAGKEILLKVVIQALPTYCMGVFKLPKTLLKEINRVMHHYWWGQWYKESKVHWVSWSQMGMAKEARGMDFREFESFNLALLAKQGWRVLQFPESLASQVLKAKYFRSSNFLQAKLGARPSFIWRSFLVARSRIVKGSMWRIGSGKETRIWKDS, from the exons ATGGTTATCCTATGGGCAGAGGCCAG TGCCAATACTGGACAAGAAACTAGAGAATACATCTTGAGGATTGCGGGTACAAGAGCTACTACATGTTATGAAAAGTATCTTGGTTTACCTGCACTTGTGGGGAGATCAAGGCACAATACTTTTAAAAGCATCCGAGACAGAGTGAGGAGTAGGGTGAGTAATTGGAAGGCTAAGTTTCTCTCTCAGGCAGGAAAGGAGATTCTCCTCAAAGTGGTGATTCAAGCACTTCCTACCTATTGCATGGGAGTATTTAAATTGCCAAAGACTTTGTTGAAGGAAATTAATAGAGTGATGCATCATTACTGGTGGGGCCAATGGTATAAGGAGAGTAAAGTGCATTGGGTTTCTTGGAGTCAAATGGGAATGGCAAAGGAAGCAAGAGGAATGGATTTTAGAGAGTTTGAGAGTTTTAATTTAGCCTTGTTGGCTAAGCAAGGTTGGCGTGTACTTCAATTTCCTGAATCTTTGGCTTCCCAAGTTCTCAAGGCCAAATATTTCAGAAGTTCTAACTTTCTTCAGGCTAAGTTGGGAGCAAGACCATCATTCATTTGGAGGAGCTTTTTGGTTGCTAGAAGTCGCATTGTGAAAGGCTCCATGTGGAGAATTGGGAGTGGTAAGGAGACCAGAATCTGGAAGGATAGTTAG
- the LOC122296627 gene encoding uncharacterized protein LOC122296627, whose product MEEFRRNVDYCGLSDMGYEGNKFTWCNNREGPYFTKERLDHALGNMELTRRFSNCCIQALATYSFDHNPIVMHLRKGGRRYVSEGGVRERIFRYETSWKLHEECSKIVANYWSPQVLQRGSHLWMSHKCLVNCKEALVKWSRTTLRLHRKETQVKMQHLANLQESNTSTSYEIIKEVLLEIYKLLEEDNAKWKQRAKQTWLKDGDRNLKYFHRCAN is encoded by the coding sequence ATGGAAGAGTTTAGAAGGAATGTGGATTACTGTGGCCTAAGTGACATGGGGTATGAAGGTAATAAGTTTACTTGGTGCAACAATAGAGAGGGGCCCTATTTTACCAAAGAGAGATTAGATCATGCCTTGGGTAATATGGAGTTGACTAGGAGATTTTCTAACTGCTGCATACAGGCTCTTGCTACGTATTCATTTGATCACAATCCTATTGTGATGCATCTAAGGAAGGGAGGTAGAAGGTATGTCAGTGAAGGGGGTGTTAGGGAGAGGATTTTCAGATATGAAACTTCTTGGAaactacatgaggaatgttcTAAGATTGTTGCCAACTACTGGTCCCCTCAGGTGCTGCAAAGAGGGTCTCACTTATGGATGTCTCATAAATGTCTTGTAAATTGTAAAGAAGCTCTTGTGAAGTGGAGTAGAACCACCCTTAGACTACACAGAAAAGAAACTCAAGTAAAGATGCAACATCTGGCTAATCTACAAGAGTCCAATACAAGTACCAGTTATGAGATTATTAAGGAAGTACTATTGGAAATTTACAAGTTACTTGAAGAGGATAATGCTAAATGGAAGCAAAGGGCAAAGCAAACTTGGCTCAaagatggagatagaaacttaaAGTACTTTCACAGGTGTGCTAACTAG